The DNA sequence CTTTAAAGCTTAAAATTGCAGAGGGTTCTATTCCAACTAAAGGTGTTGCCTCTGAAATCACATCTTTAAAAATAGCCACATTTTTATTAGCTAAGTTTTTAGCTTTTTGAAGCAATCCTTTTGATAAAAAAGCACGACCAGATTCCGCATTTTTCACCACTTTTATTTCGTAATTTAAGGCTGTTAATAGCTCAACTGCATCCACACCAATCTGAGTGTCTAAATGATTTGTAAATTCATCATTAAACAGATAAATAGTTTTAATCACAATTGATTTAACTAACTTATTTCCAATATATTGAATGCTATTATATAAACTTTTATTTGAAACCAAAGGCAAACTTCTTTCTTTAGCTATTCTAAACGATTTTTTTAAAATTGAAGCTGTAACCGTATTAGAAAGTATAAAGTTTGAAAGTCCTGTGAAATGGCTTCCAAATTGATTTAACTGATTGTTATAAGCGAATAATTTTGTACGTAATGATACGCCATTTTCTTTCTGATATTGGTATAAAAACTCTGCTTTTAAATGCGCTACATTTACACTACTTGGGCATTCACTTGAACAAGCTTTACAATTTAAGCACAAATCAAAAACATCTTTAAGTTCTTGATGATTAAATCTGTTAGGCTTATCAGAATGCGTTAAAAATTCACGCAGTGCATTGGCACGAGCTCTAGTGGTATCTTTTTCATTTCTTGTCGCTCTATAACTTGGACACATAGTCCCTCCAAACTCTGGCAATTTTCTGCAATCTCCAGAACCGTTACATTTTTCAGCCTCTCGAAGAATCCCTAAAGATGATGAAAAATCCATCAAAGTCTCTACCTTTGGTTCTTTTCTATCAACTTCATACCGCAATGATGCATCCATTGAAAAAGCGTCTACAATCTTACCTTGGTTAAAAATATTGTCCGCATCAAAAACTTTTTTTATCCTTTTTAGAATATTGTAGTTCGATGTACCTATTAGCATTTCAATAAACTCTGCACGAACTATACCATCGCCATGCTCACCACTCATAGAGCCTCTATATTTCTTAACCAAGTGCGCTACATCAGTGGTTATTTTACGAAATAGCACAATATCATCAGCCTTTTTCAAATTTAAAATGGGGCGTAAGTGCAATTCACCTGCTCCAGCATGAGCATAATACACTGCTTCTTGATCATAGCCTTTCATTAACTGTGTAAATTCCGAAATATAATTTGCCAAATCTGGAAGCGCTACAGCCGTATCTTCAATACACGCCGCTGATTTTTTATCACCAACAATATTACCTAATAACCCCAATCCAGCCTTACGTAGTTCCATAGCTTTATTAATCTCTTCTCCAATCAACACTGGAATGGCATAACTTAACTTTGAGTCATTAATGCTTTTAAGCAGTATTTCTGCTTGTGCCTTCGCATCTTCTTTTGTGTTTGCTCGAACCTCACACATTAATATAGCTTTGGGATCTCCAATAATACACGTCCTGTTTTCTTGTTGAGTTTTATTGTGTTTCGTACAATCCAAAATGGTTTTATCCATCATTTCACAGGTAAACAAATTATGTTGCATTGAAAGCTCTACAGCCGACAAACAAGATGCTATACTCTCAAAATGTGGCATGACCATCACACTCTCATTGGGTGGCAATTTATCCAATCTTAAAGTGATTTGTGTTGTAAATGCCAACGTACCTTCACTCCCAGAAAGCAGTTTGCACATATTAAAAGTTTCAGTAGAATCTGTGAACACTTCTGATTTAATCAATTCGTCAATAGCATAGCCCGTATTTCTTCTGTGAATTTCTGGCTTTGGAAACCCCTCCATAATTTGATTCTGAACGTCTTTTGAAATAAATTCCGAATAAATAGTTTTATAAATATACCCTTCTAAAGAGTTGTCATTTATTTTTTGTAGAAATGATTCTTTCGATAATTCACCGAAAACAACCTCACTACCATCACTTAAAATAGTATGTAACTCCAACACTTTATCACGTGTTACTCCATATTTAATAGAAGTTGTTCCTGATGAATTATTACCAACCATCCCCCCTATCATACACCGGTTTGAAGTGGAAGTATTGGGTCCAAAAAAAAGCCCATAAGGTTTTAAATAATTATTTAAAGCATCTCGAACCACCCCCGGCTGAACAGTAATGGTTTGATTTTTTATATCAAGATTTAAAATTTCTGTAAAATATTTTGAAACATCAACAACAATACCTTTTCCAACACATTGTCCTGCCAATGAAGTACCTGCTGTTCTTGGAATTAATGTAATTTTATATTGTTTGGCAAATTGAATTAATGTTTTAATATCCTCTTTATCCTTGGGGTAAGCAACTGCTAAAGGTATCATTCTATACACTGACGCATCCGTAGCGTATAATGATTTCATTAAATCATCAAAATATAATTCACCCGAAAGATTTGATTTTAAGACATCTAAATGTTTTTCCAAGATTATGAGTGCTAAAAATTTATATAAAACTAAAAAGAAGCTAAAGATAAATAGATTTTTGGCGTTATTTTTGCAAATATATTCTGAATCAGAAAAAAGTCTTTTCTGTGAAAAATATCGTATATTATTGAATAAACTAAAATTAAAATTTATGAAAAAATTATTTTTATTAGCCATGGCTTTCGTCGGATTCTCATTCATTTCTAATGCTCAAGACATTGCAGACAATGCCATTGGTTTAAGATTAGGAGATAGCGATGGGTTTGGTGCCGAGGTATCTTACCAACGTGCTTTAGGAAGCAACAATCGTTTAGAAGCAGATTTAGGCTGGAGAAGTGGAAGTGATTACAATGGATTTAAATTAGCAGGATTATACCAATGGGTTTGGAATATCGATCAAGGATTTAATTGGTATGCAGGTGCTGGTGGCGGACTAGGGTCTTTTAGTTTTGATGTTCCTGGAGGAAAAGACATTTCAGACACCTTTGTTTTTGCTGCTGGTGATATAGGTATTGAATACAATTTTGATATTCCATTATTATTATCATTGGATTTTAGACCAGAAATTGGTTTTGGCGATGATACTTATAACAACAACGATTTAGATTTTGATATTGCTTTAGGTATTCGTTACCAATTCTAAAACACCAAAATATAAATTTTTTTAAAAGCGCCTTAATTGAGGCGCTTTTTTTGTGCTATATTATTGTTTTCATTGATATGAAGTTCAAAAAAAAGAAACTTTTAAATATTTTTTTAAGCATGTAAAACCAATCAAAAAATAATATAATTTTACTTAAAATATCTATGGCATTTATGCGCTTACAATGAACAAATTTATTGTTGTTAACCAACCAGAAGAATGGCGTTTTTCTATTGAAAATTTAACCATTATATCTTCACAAGACTACCTTACCAATCCAGAGTTTTCTTTACTAAAAAAAGCACGTATTTTTAACCTTTGCAAAGATTACTCCTACCAAAGTAAAGGATACTATGTATCACTTTTAGCAGAAGCAAGAGGACACATAGCTGTACCAACCGTACAAAATATTGTAGACTTAAAAGACTTAAAGCTTGTTAAAATTGTTTCTGAAGAATTTGATGATATCATTCAGCAGAGTTTAAAAAACATTAAATCACAAGATTTTATTTTAAGTATTTATTTTGGGCAGAACGTTGCTCAAAAATACAAAGGCCTGAGTACCATGTTTTACAAACATTTTCAAGTACCTTTTTTACGCATTAAATTCAATCATAATACTAAATGGCACATTCAAAGTATTAAAGCTATTTCACAATCTGAAATCCCATTAGATCACATAGAAAGTGTTCACAATTTTGCAAATCAGTATTTTTCAAAAAAACGCTATGACACTCCTAAATTAACCACTTCAGATTTTGATTTGGCTATTTTAGTCAATCCGAATGACCCCGCTCCTCCAAGCAACCCCAAAGCATTAAAAAGGTTTATTGATCTTGCTGAAAAAATGAATATTTACGCTGAAATTATTGAGCCAAAGGATTTATCAAGATTACCATCTTTCGATGCTCTTTTTATTAGACAAAGTACCGAAGTAAATAATGAAGCATACACCTTTGCCAGAAAAGCACAGCAGGAAGGTTTAGCGCTTATAGATTACCCAAATGCTATTTTAAAATGTTGTAATAAAGTGTATATGGCTGAAGCATTAGAAAATGCTCATATTGACACTCCAAAAACCATTATTGTTCATAAAAACAACAAACATAAAGTTCTTGGTTTTACAGGGTTACCCTGTGTGTTAAAAGCTCCCGATTCTACCTTTTCGTTTGGTGTTAAAAAAGCAAAAACCAAAGAAGAATATCATGCTTTAGTTTCTGAAATGCTTAAAGAATCTGATTTGGTTATCGCTCAAGAGTTTTGCCCTTCAGATTTTGATTGGCGTATTGGTATTATTGATGACAAACCCTTTTTTGCTTGCAAATACTACATGGCCAAAGGACATTGGCAAATTTATAATTGGAGTGCCAAAGACAAAGACGATCAAGACGGGAATGCAGATTGTTTAGCTATAGAAAAAGTGCCTAAAAAAGTTTTAAATATGGCGTTAAAATCTGCCAAACTTATGGGAAAAGGACTTTATGGCATTGATATAAAGGTAGTTAACAACAAACCTATGGTGATTGAAATTAACGATAACCCAAATATTGATTTTGGTGTAGAAGATGCCTTTTATGGCGATTTGGTATATCAAGACATTTTAATGGCACTAAAAAAACGATTGGAATAACATGCGTAAAAAATATCATTTATTTGACGTTATTGGAATAGAACTTGAATATATGCTCGTTTCTAAAACAACCCTAAAAATAACACCTTTTGTTGATACGCTTCTAACCATAAAAAATGGAGAACTAACATCAGATATTGAAAACGGAAGGATTGCCTGGAGCAATGAACTTGTGGGACATGTTGTGGAATTAAAAACAAATGGCCCTACTAAAAATTTAAATGCATTATCAGAATTATTTCATCAAAACATTATTGAAATCAATACTATCTTAAAGCCATTAAATGCACAATTACTTCCCACAGCTTCACACCCTTTAATGAACCCTATAACAGACACAGAATTATGGAAACACAGTTATAGCGAAGTGTATGAACTATATAATCGAATATTTAATTGTCAAGGCCATGGTTGGAGCAATGTGCAAAGCACACATATAAATCTGCCTTTTTATGATGATGCAGAATTTGAAAAATTGCATGCGGCTATTAGAATTCTCCTACCTTTAATTCCTGGTTTATGTGCTAGCTCTCCTATTCTCGAAGGAAAAGAAACTGGATTCAAAGATACCCGATTGGAATACTATAAGAATAATCAAAAGAAAATTCCTGAACTTACAGGTTCTATTATTCCAGAGAAAATATTTAGTAAAAAAGAATATTATACCAACATTTTTGAACCTATAAATAAAGCCATCAAATCATATGACACAAACAACATTTTAAATCACCATTTTTTAAACTCCAGAGGTGCCATTGCCCGTTTTGACAGAAATGCTATTGAAATACGATTGGTAGATATCCAAGAATGTCCTAAAGCAGATATTGCTATATGCAACCTTATTGTTGAAACCTTAAAATTGTTGATCTATGAAAAATTATCACCCCTATCGAATCAAAAAAAATGGCATGAAAACCACTTATTTGACATATTAAATGCAACAATCAAAGATGGTGAACAACATCTTATTTTAAATTTAGAGTATTTAAAATTATTTGGAATTGAAAAAGCTGTTAATGTTCAAAACATCTGGAAACATTTATATGAATTAGCAAAACCTACTATGGATAAATCTCACTATGAAGCCATTGATTTAATTTTAAACAAAGGCACTTTAGCAACACGTATTTTAAACGCAGTTAAAGGAGATTTTTCAGAATTAAA is a window from the Pseudalgibacter alginicilyticus genome containing:
- a CDS encoding glutamate-cysteine ligase family protein, whose protein sequence is MRKKYHLFDVIGIELEYMLVSKTTLKITPFVDTLLTIKNGELTSDIENGRIAWSNELVGHVVELKTNGPTKNLNALSELFHQNIIEINTILKPLNAQLLPTASHPLMNPITDTELWKHSYSEVYELYNRIFNCQGHGWSNVQSTHINLPFYDDAEFEKLHAAIRILLPLIPGLCASSPILEGKETGFKDTRLEYYKNNQKKIPELTGSIIPEKIFSKKEYYTNIFEPINKAIKSYDTNNILNHHFLNSRGAIARFDRNAIEIRLVDIQECPKADIAICNLIVETLKLLIYEKLSPLSNQKKWHENHLFDILNATIKDGEQHLILNLEYLKLFGIEKAVNVQNIWKHLYELAKPTMDKSHYEAIDLILNKGTLATRILNAVKGDFSELNIIKIYNQLANCLQENTLFPS
- a CDS encoding RimK family protein; this translates as MNKFIVVNQPEEWRFSIENLTIISSQDYLTNPEFSLLKKARIFNLCKDYSYQSKGYYVSLLAEARGHIAVPTVQNIVDLKDLKLVKIVSEEFDDIIQQSLKNIKSQDFILSIYFGQNVAQKYKGLSTMFYKHFQVPFLRIKFNHNTKWHIQSIKAISQSEIPLDHIESVHNFANQYFSKKRYDTPKLTTSDFDLAILVNPNDPAPPSNPKALKRFIDLAEKMNIYAEIIEPKDLSRLPSFDALFIRQSTEVNNEAYTFARKAQQEGLALIDYPNAILKCCNKVYMAEALENAHIDTPKTIIVHKNNKHKVLGFTGLPCVLKAPDSTFSFGVKKAKTKEEYHALVSEMLKESDLVIAQEFCPSDFDWRIGIIDDKPFFACKYYMAKGHWQIYNWSAKDKDDQDGNADCLAIEKVPKKVLNMALKSAKLMGKGLYGIDIKVVNNKPMVIEINDNPNIDFGVEDAFYGDLVYQDILMALKKRLE
- a CDS encoding FAD-binding and (Fe-S)-binding domain-containing protein yields the protein MEKHLDVLKSNLSGELYFDDLMKSLYATDASVYRMIPLAVAYPKDKEDIKTLIQFAKQYKITLIPRTAGTSLAGQCVGKGIVVDVSKYFTEILNLDIKNQTITVQPGVVRDALNNYLKPYGLFFGPNTSTSNRCMIGGMVGNNSSGTTSIKYGVTRDKVLELHTILSDGSEVVFGELSKESFLQKINDNSLEGYIYKTIYSEFISKDVQNQIMEGFPKPEIHRRNTGYAIDELIKSEVFTDSTETFNMCKLLSGSEGTLAFTTQITLRLDKLPPNESVMVMPHFESIASCLSAVELSMQHNLFTCEMMDKTILDCTKHNKTQQENRTCIIGDPKAILMCEVRANTKEDAKAQAEILLKSINDSKLSYAIPVLIGEEINKAMELRKAGLGLLGNIVGDKKSAACIEDTAVALPDLANYISEFTQLMKGYDQEAVYYAHAGAGELHLRPILNLKKADDIVLFRKITTDVAHLVKKYRGSMSGEHGDGIVRAEFIEMLIGTSNYNILKRIKKVFDADNIFNQGKIVDAFSMDASLRYEVDRKEPKVETLMDFSSSLGILREAEKCNGSGDCRKLPEFGGTMCPSYRATRNEKDTTRARANALREFLTHSDKPNRFNHQELKDVFDLCLNCKACSSECPSSVNVAHLKAEFLYQYQKENGVSLRTKLFAYNNQLNQFGSHFTGLSNFILSNTVTASILKKSFRIAKERSLPLVSNKSLYNSIQYIGNKLVKSIVIKTIYLFNDEFTNHLDTQIGVDAVELLTALNYEIKVVKNAESGRAFLSKGLLQKAKNLANKNVAIFKDVISEATPLVGIEPSAILSFKDEYIKLADDKISAKAIAQNTFLIEEFIQNEIELGHIKPEQFTKEVKTIKFHGHCHQKALSNQLSSFSVLNLPKNYQVTIIPSGCCGMAGSFGYEKEHYEVSMQIGEQTLFPAIRKASEDVIISANGISCRHQIKDGTRREAKHPISILRDALI